A DNA window from Mesorhizobium sp. C432A contains the following coding sequences:
- a CDS encoding putative quinol monooxygenase: MYGLIGKMRAARGQRDAIMDVLLASTGAMPGCLSYVIARDPADADAIWVTEVWTDAASHKASLQLPEVQAAIAKARPIIAGFEFQVETHPAGGFGLPAIKNE, encoded by the coding sequence ATGTACGGATTGATCGGAAAGATGCGGGCGGCGCGCGGCCAGCGCGACGCGATCATGGATGTGCTGCTCGCCTCGACCGGCGCCATGCCGGGTTGCCTGAGTTATGTCATCGCCCGCGACCCGGCCGATGCCGACGCGATCTGGGTGACCGAAGTGTGGACCGACGCCGCAAGCCACAAGGCTTCGCTGCAGCTGCCGGAGGTCCAGGCAGCGATCGCCAAGGCCCGGCCGATCATCGCCGGCTTCGAATTCCAGGTCGAGACCCATCCGGCCGGCGGTTTCGGCCTGCCCGCCATCAAGAACGAGTGA
- a CDS encoding DsrE family protein produces the protein MRRRDMFRASLAGAAGLFGLSRAAAAEERPKVAYHLSDLDKVNFVLGNIKNHYEGTGGNFDIVLVVHGPALAGFKSKGISAAISGRFAGLVQQGLEPHACGNTMQSMEITLADLLDGFHAADKGGVVKLAELQRQGYAYLRP, from the coding sequence ATGCGTCGACGCGACATGTTCCGGGCCAGCCTTGCCGGCGCCGCCGGCCTGTTCGGGCTGAGCCGGGCGGCCGCCGCTGAAGAGAGACCGAAGGTCGCCTATCATCTCAGCGACCTCGACAAGGTCAATTTTGTGCTCGGCAACATCAAGAACCACTATGAAGGCACCGGCGGCAATTTCGACATCGTGCTGGTCGTGCATGGTCCCGCCCTTGCCGGTTTCAAGTCGAAAGGCATATCGGCGGCGATTTCGGGACGCTTTGCCGGCCTCGTCCAGCAGGGTCTTGAGCCGCATGCTTGCGGCAACACAATGCAAAGCATGGAGATCACCCTTGCCGACCTGCTCGATGGTTTTCACGCCGCCGACAAGGGCGGCGTCGTCAAACTCGCCGAGTTGCAGCGCCAGGGCTACGCTTATCTCAGGCCATAA
- a CDS encoding SDR family NAD(P)-dependent oxidoreductase, which translates to MNAVDLSGRVAVVTGGAQGIGLAVARRLLSSGASVAIWDVDETAMAKAVSELAPLGRVEGLLCDQSLMEAVDSAATETERSLGPVDLLVNNAGIAGPAATVADYDPAAWRQIIDIDLNGVFYCCKRLVPGMIARSYGRIVNIASVAGKEGNPNAAAYSAAKAGVLALTKSLGKELAGHDIAVNALTPSPARTRILEQLTEAQVAYMLGKVPRGRFVEVEEAAAMIAFMLSDENSFTTGATFDLSGGRATY; encoded by the coding sequence GTGAATGCCGTCGATCTCTCAGGCCGGGTCGCCGTGGTGACCGGCGGCGCGCAAGGCATCGGCCTTGCCGTCGCCCGGCGACTGCTGTCATCGGGCGCCAGCGTCGCCATCTGGGATGTGGACGAGACCGCCATGGCGAAGGCCGTTTCCGAACTCGCCCCGCTCGGCCGGGTCGAGGGTTTGCTGTGCGATCAATCGCTGATGGAGGCCGTCGACAGCGCCGCGACCGAAACCGAGCGCTCGCTTGGTCCGGTCGATCTGCTGGTAAACAATGCCGGCATCGCCGGACCGGCAGCGACGGTGGCGGATTATGATCCTGCCGCCTGGCGCCAGATAATCGACATCGACCTCAACGGCGTCTTCTACTGCTGCAAGCGCCTGGTGCCCGGCATGATCGCGCGCAGCTACGGCCGCATCGTCAACATCGCCTCGGTCGCAGGCAAGGAAGGCAATCCGAATGCCGCCGCCTATTCCGCCGCCAAGGCCGGCGTGCTCGCGCTGACAAAATCGCTCGGTAAGGAGTTGGCCGGCCACGACATCGCCGTCAACGCGCTGACCCCATCGCCCGCCCGCACCCGCATCCTCGAACAGCTCACTGAGGCCCAGGTCGCCTACATGCTGGGCAAGGTGCCGCGAGGCCGGTTCGTCGAAGTCGAAGAGGCGGCCGCGATGATCGCCTTCATGCTGTCGGACGAAAATTCCTTCACCACCGGCGCGACCTTCGACCTCTCCGGCGGCCGCGCCACCTACTGA
- a CDS encoding AbrB family transcriptional regulator, translating into MDSSPDQPAVERMARMRPVRQWLVLLIVSLLFAGALEYAALPAALLIGPMLAAILAGTNGATVRVPRPLFAAAQALVGCLVAASISTDIFSVFYKEWPLVLVVVLATLAASSLLGWLISRWRILPGTTAVWGSSPGAATAMVLMAGAFGADQRLVAFMQYLRVIFVSMTAALVAKMWVDTSGIEVPAIVWFPPIEPAAFAATLGVALVGGLLGRLCRLPSPFFLGTFIIGTIVHLGFGVAMQLPPWLLALSYAMVGWSIGLNFTRAILRHATRALPQIVGSIVVLIAFCGGLAWLISHVLGIDPLTAYLATSPGGMDSVAIIAAAAQNVDISFVMGLQSARFLVVLIAGPSIARLMARAVRD; encoded by the coding sequence ATGGACTCTTCGCCAGACCAACCGGCCGTCGAACGCATGGCGCGCATGCGTCCGGTTCGGCAGTGGCTGGTGCTGCTGATCGTCTCGCTGCTGTTCGCCGGCGCGCTGGAATACGCCGCACTGCCGGCGGCGCTGCTGATCGGCCCGATGCTGGCGGCGATCCTTGCCGGCACCAATGGCGCCACGGTGCGCGTGCCGCGGCCGCTGTTCGCCGCCGCCCAGGCCTTGGTCGGCTGTCTGGTCGCGGCGTCGATCTCCACCGACATTTTTTCGGTGTTCTACAAGGAATGGCCGCTGGTCCTTGTCGTGGTGCTGGCGACCCTTGCGGCGTCCAGCCTGCTTGGCTGGTTGATCAGCCGCTGGCGCATCCTGCCCGGCACCACCGCGGTCTGGGGCTCGTCGCCGGGTGCTGCCACTGCCATGGTGCTGATGGCCGGTGCCTTCGGCGCCGATCAGCGCCTCGTCGCCTTCATGCAGTATCTGCGCGTCATCTTCGTCTCGATGACGGCAGCACTCGTCGCCAAGATGTGGGTCGACACTTCGGGCATCGAGGTACCAGCCATCGTCTGGTTCCCGCCGATCGAACCGGCAGCCTTTGCCGCCACGCTCGGCGTGGCGCTGGTCGGCGGCCTGCTCGGCCGGTTGTGCCGGCTGCCGTCACCCTTCTTCCTCGGCACCTTCATCATCGGCACCATCGTCCATCTCGGCTTCGGCGTGGCGATGCAATTGCCGCCATGGCTGCTGGCGCTCTCCTATGCGATGGTCGGCTGGTCGATAGGGCTGAATTTTACCCGAGCGATCCTGCGTCATGCGACACGGGCGCTGCCGCAGATCGTCGGCTCTATCGTCGTGCTGATCGCCTTTTGCGGCGGGCTAGCCTGGCTGATCAGCCACGTCCTTGGTATCGATCCGCTGACCGCCTATCTCGCGACCAGCCCCGGCGGCATGGACAGCGTCGCCATCATTGCCGCCGCCGCCCAGAACGTCGACATATCCTTCGTCATGGGCTTGCAGTCGGCCCGCTTCCTGGTCGTGCTCATCGCCGGGCCGAGCATAGCGCGGCTGATGGCGAGAGCCGTCAGGGACTGA
- a CDS encoding DUF4272 domain-containing protein, whose protein sequence is MMRRSFLGFLTSLAFIGSANAEGEAEARKAASTAQLKKEGVPFIDHLPTIETEAESRRRTKDEVVKRAIALVIVAVTAETNDRNLLSNLISQFGAEGFFTPKEQAFVGNPVATEQDRANFSWRYEGAFVMLWALQVFKNLGRPDKPCDVSRMVSVLRDLDTEGLLKRANLRPQSELLDAADLIYRYNWAVMDARVNGKAAPAGLERDVVVERHYVLNWLIGYMGQEWDDISTDT, encoded by the coding sequence ATGATGCGTCGCAGCTTTCTTGGTTTTCTGACTTCCTTGGCTTTCATCGGTTCCGCCAACGCTGAAGGCGAGGCTGAGGCTCGCAAGGCGGCCTCAACAGCACAGTTGAAGAAGGAGGGCGTGCCGTTCATCGACCATTTGCCGACGATCGAAACCGAAGCCGAAAGTCGGCGACGAACGAAGGACGAGGTGGTTAAACGCGCCATCGCACTGGTGATCGTGGCCGTCACAGCGGAGACCAATGATCGAAATCTTTTAAGCAACTTGATCAGCCAGTTTGGAGCCGAAGGGTTTTTTACGCCCAAAGAGCAGGCGTTTGTCGGTAACCCCGTTGCAACCGAGCAAGATCGCGCAAATTTTAGCTGGCGCTATGAAGGGGCTTTCGTGATGTTGTGGGCGTTGCAAGTCTTCAAAAACCTTGGGCGTCCAGACAAGCCTTGCGATGTGTCGCGTATGGTTTCGGTGTTGCGTGACCTCGACACGGAAGGGCTGCTCAAGCGGGCCAATTTGCGCCCGCAAAGCGAGCTTCTCGATGCTGCCGATCTGATCTATCGGTACAATTGGGCTGTGATGGATGCGCGGGTGAATGGGAAAGCCGCGCCGGCAGGATTGGAACGAGACGTGGTTGTCGAACGTCATTACGTGCTCAATTGGCTGATTGGGTATATGGGGCAGGAATGGGATGACATCTCGACCGACACATGA
- a CDS encoding LysR family transcriptional regulator: protein MERLNGLLAFARTAEFGSFIAAGRTLGISASAVGKSVARLEQDLGVRLLQRSTRRIGLTEEGKLFNERVRRILDDIDDAEAMLSRSRETPHGRLRVSTPIVTYHLLFPVLSEFMARYPEIELDIDFNDRIVDLIDEGVDIAIRSGDLPDSRLVARPLAPFRLLLCAAPSYIEQHGNPSRPDDLVNHYGIRFRFPNSGKLQGWPFIGGSAEPQVRSMLTCNNTEALKGATMAGLGISSMPDFLVREALRDGLLRTVLDDHVDGRGQFRLLWPSNRHLSPKVRAFVDFLPDRLAATLSGS from the coding sequence ATGGAACGCCTCAATGGGCTCCTGGCCTTTGCCCGCACGGCTGAGTTCGGCAGCTTCATCGCTGCGGGCCGCACGCTCGGCATCTCGGCATCGGCCGTCGGCAAGAGCGTCGCCAGGCTCGAGCAGGATCTCGGCGTAAGGTTGCTTCAGCGCAGCACGCGCCGCATCGGCCTGACCGAAGAGGGCAAGCTGTTCAACGAGCGGGTGCGGCGCATCCTCGACGACATCGACGATGCCGAGGCGATGCTGTCGCGCAGCCGCGAAACACCGCATGGGCGGCTGCGCGTTTCGACGCCGATCGTGACCTATCATTTGCTGTTCCCGGTGCTGTCCGAGTTCATGGCGCGCTATCCCGAAATCGAACTCGACATCGACTTTAACGACCGCATCGTCGACCTCATCGACGAAGGCGTCGACATCGCGATCCGCAGCGGCGACCTGCCGGATTCGCGCCTGGTGGCGCGGCCGCTTGCACCCTTCCGGCTGCTGTTGTGTGCGGCACCCTCCTATATCGAGCAGCACGGCAACCCGAGCCGCCCGGACGATCTCGTGAACCATTACGGCATACGCTTCCGCTTTCCCAACAGCGGCAAGCTGCAAGGCTGGCCGTTCATCGGCGGCAGCGCCGAGCCGCAGGTCCGCTCGATGCTGACCTGCAACAACACGGAGGCGCTGAAGGGCGCCACGATGGCCGGGCTCGGCATCAGCTCGATGCCCGATTTCCTGGTCCGCGAGGCGCTGCGTGACGGCCTGCTGCGCACGGTGCTGGACGACCATGTCGACGGCCGCGGCCAGTTCCGGTTGTTGTGGCCGTCCAATCGTCATTTGTCGCCGAAGGTTCGCGCCTTCGTCGATTTCCTTCCCGACCGGCTTGCCGCGACGCTGAGCGGCTCTTGA
- a CDS encoding SDR family oxidoreductase encodes MTATALVIPDLAGKAVLVTGASTGIGAALALAYAAQKCRVALHYNSSREAAETLAKTICDDGGEVFLTQGDFSQAADVERVVEESAEHFGRLDGLVNNAGGMLGRVPYAEQTEAHYDAVMDLNARSVLTASRKAMPWLKKQGGFIVNTSSIAARNGAGGGAGLFGSAKAFVSNVTRGMAKELIGFGIRVNAVAPGTIATPFHERYSTDEQMKGMVTTIPQGRAGTAEDCVGAYLFLSSDLLSGYITGQVIEVNGGQLMP; translated from the coding sequence ATGACCGCGACCGCTCTTGTCATCCCAGATCTTGCCGGCAAGGCGGTGCTGGTCACCGGCGCCTCGACCGGCATAGGTGCGGCCCTCGCGCTCGCCTATGCCGCGCAGAAATGCCGTGTCGCGCTGCATTACAATTCGAGCCGCGAGGCGGCCGAGACGCTGGCCAAGACCATCTGCGATGACGGCGGCGAGGTGTTTCTAACCCAGGGCGACTTCTCGCAGGCCGCGGATGTCGAGCGTGTCGTCGAGGAGAGCGCAGAGCATTTCGGCCGGCTCGACGGGCTGGTCAACAATGCCGGCGGCATGCTTGGCCGCGTACCTTATGCCGAGCAAACCGAGGCGCATTACGACGCGGTGATGGACCTCAACGCCCGCTCGGTGCTGACGGCGTCACGCAAGGCGATGCCATGGCTGAAGAAGCAGGGCGGCTTCATCGTCAACACCTCGTCGATCGCCGCGCGCAATGGCGCCGGCGGCGGCGCCGGGCTCTTCGGCTCGGCCAAGGCCTTTGTCTCCAATGTGACGCGCGGCATGGCCAAGGAACTGATCGGCTTCGGCATCCGCGTCAACGCGGTGGCGCCGGGCACCATCGCGACACCCTTCCATGAGCGCTATTCCACCGACGAGCAGATGAAGGGCATGGTCACCACCATTCCTCAAGGGCGTGCCGGCACGGCCGAAGACTGCGTCGGCGCCTATCTCTTCCTGTCCTCCGATCTCCTGAGTGGTTACATCACCGGCCAGGTGATCGAGGTGAACGGTGGCCAGTTGATGCCGTGA
- a CDS encoding anthranilate synthase: protein MTMKALENGAESFVTAGGVTITRERHDKPYAGAIDAYVDGLNSRRGAVFSSNYEYPGRYTRWDTAIIDPPLVISARGRAMRIEALNGRGEVLLPVIGKTLAGIAEVTIAETSKKLIRLDVAKPGRVFTEEERSRVPSVFTVLRAITALFKTDEDANLGLYGAFGYDLAFQFDPVDYKLERKQSQRDLVLFLPDEILVVDHYSTKAWTDRYDYSGDGFSTEGLPRDEIAEPFKTADRIPPRGDHEPGEYANLVRKAMDSFKRGDLFEVVPGQMFYERCETQPSEISRKLKSINPSPYSFFINLGENEYLIGASPEMFVRVNGRRVETCPISGTIKRGDDAISDSEQILKLLNSKKDESELTMCSDVDRNDKSRVCDPGSVRVIGRRQIEMYSRLIHTVDHIEGRLREGMDAFDAFLSHAWAVTVTGAPKLWAMRFIEQNEKSPRAWYGGAIGMVNFNGDMNTGLTLRTIRIKDGIAEVRAGATLLFDSIPEEEEAETELKASAMLSAIRDAKLGNAAGAERTTARVGDGVNILLVDHEDSFVHTLANYFRQTGANVSTVRSPVPEEVFERLKPDLVVLSPGPGTPKDFDCAATIKNARARDLPIFGVCLGLQALAEAYGGELRQLHVPMHGKPSRIRVSKPGIIFSGLPKEVTVGRYHSIFADPVRLPDDFIVTAETEDGVIMAFEHRKEPIAAVQFHPESIMTLGHNAGMRIIENIVAHLPRKAKEKAA from the coding sequence ATGACGATGAAGGCTCTGGAAAACGGCGCGGAAAGCTTCGTGACCGCAGGTGGTGTCACCATCACCCGCGAACGCCACGACAAGCCTTACGCCGGTGCGATCGATGCTTATGTCGACGGCTTGAACTCGCGCCGTGGTGCGGTGTTTTCCTCGAATTACGAATATCCGGGCCGCTACACACGCTGGGATACGGCCATCATCGATCCGCCGCTGGTGATTTCCGCGCGTGGCCGCGCCATGCGCATCGAGGCGCTGAACGGCCGTGGCGAAGTGCTGCTGCCGGTGATCGGCAAGACGCTGGCCGGCATTGCCGAGGTGACGATTGCTGAAACCTCGAAAAAGCTGATCCGCCTCGATGTCGCCAAGCCCGGCCGCGTCTTCACCGAGGAAGAGCGCAGCCGCGTCCCCTCTGTGTTTACTGTGCTGCGCGCCATCACCGCTTTGTTCAAGACCGATGAAGACGCCAATCTCGGCCTTTACGGCGCCTTCGGTTACGACCTCGCCTTCCAGTTCGATCCAGTCGACTACAAGCTCGAGCGCAAACAGAGCCAGCGCGATCTCGTGCTGTTCCTGCCTGACGAGATCCTGGTCGTCGACCATTATTCGACCAAGGCCTGGACCGACCGCTACGACTATTCCGGCGACGGTTTTTCAACCGAGGGGCTGCCGCGGGACGAAATCGCCGAACCGTTCAAGACCGCCGACCGCATCCCGCCGCGCGGCGACCATGAGCCGGGCGAATACGCCAATCTGGTGCGCAAGGCGATGGACAGTTTCAAGCGCGGCGACCTGTTCGAGGTCGTGCCCGGGCAGATGTTCTACGAACGCTGCGAGACGCAGCCTTCCGAAATCTCGCGCAAGCTGAAGTCGATCAACCCGTCGCCCTATTCCTTCTTCATCAATCTCGGCGAAAACGAGTATCTGATCGGCGCCTCGCCCGAAATGTTCGTGCGCGTCAATGGCCGCCGCGTCGAGACCTGCCCGATATCCGGCACCATCAAGCGCGGCGACGACGCCATTTCCGATAGCGAGCAGATCCTGAAGCTGCTCAACTCCAAGAAGGATGAATCCGAGCTGACAATGTGCTCGGACGTCGACCGCAACGACAAGTCCAGGGTCTGCGATCCGGGCTCGGTGCGCGTCATCGGCCGCCGCCAGATCGAAATGTATTCACGCCTGATCCACACCGTCGATCACATCGAAGGGCGCCTGCGCGAAGGCATGGATGCCTTCGACGCCTTCCTGTCGCATGCCTGGGCGGTCACCGTCACCGGTGCGCCGAAACTGTGGGCGATGCGCTTCATCGAGCAGAACGAAAAGAGCCCGCGTGCCTGGTATGGCGGCGCCATCGGCATGGTCAATTTCAACGGCGACATGAACACCGGCCTGACGCTCCGCACCATCCGCATCAAGGACGGCATTGCCGAGGTGCGAGCCGGCGCCACATTGCTCTTCGACAGCATCCCCGAGGAAGAAGAAGCCGAAACCGAACTGAAGGCATCCGCCATGCTCTCCGCCATTCGCGACGCCAAATTGGGCAATGCCGCAGGCGCCGAACGCACCACCGCGCGCGTCGGCGACGGCGTCAACATCCTGCTCGTCGACCACGAAGACTCCTTTGTCCACACACTGGCCAACTATTTCCGCCAGACCGGTGCCAATGTCTCGACCGTGCGTTCGCCGGTGCCGGAAGAAGTCTTCGAACGGCTGAAGCCCGATCTCGTCGTGCTGTCGCCCGGACCGGGCACGCCGAAGGATTTCGACTGCGCCGCGACCATCAAGAACGCCCGCGCCCGCGACCTGCCGATCTTCGGCGTCTGCCTTGGCCTGCAGGCGCTGGCCGAGGCCTATGGCGGCGAACTCAGGCAGTTGCACGTGCCGATGCACGGCAAGCCGTCGCGGATCCGCGTCTCCAAACCCGGAATCATCTTCTCCGGCCTTCCCAAGGAAGTGACCGTCGGCCGCTACCACTCGATCTTTGCCGATCCGGTGCGGCTGCCCGACGATTTCATCGTCACCGCCGAGACCGAGGACGGCGTCATCATGGCCTTCGAGCACCGCAAGGAGCCCATCGCCGCGGTGCAGTTTCATCCGGAATCGATCATGACGCTCGGCCACAATGCCGGCATGCGCATCATCGAGAACATCGTTGCGCATTTGCCGCGCAAGGCCAAGGAAAAGGCCGCTTAG
- a CDS encoding isocitrate lyase/phosphoenolpyruvate mutase family protein, whose product MTEQIERARTFHALHVKGNPIVLYNAWDPGSAKIVERAGAKAIATGSWPVAAAFGYADGEKIPLELALDNIKRIVAAVDLPVTMDLEGGYGVEPETVAQTVTRALQAGAIGFNFEDQIFGGAGLHDIAVQVKRIEAAAAAVKASGIPAYINARTDIFLKAKTDAHDSVLLDQAIERAHAYEKAGASGFFAPGLGDEGLIEALCKATALPVNIIALAHVPPRQRLAELGVARVSHGPVPYRQMAEWLEAKARLAISG is encoded by the coding sequence ATGACCGAGCAGATCGAGCGCGCACGCACGTTCCATGCCCTTCATGTCAAGGGCAACCCGATCGTTCTCTACAATGCCTGGGATCCGGGCTCGGCCAAGATCGTCGAGAGGGCGGGCGCCAAGGCGATCGCCACCGGAAGCTGGCCGGTGGCAGCCGCCTTCGGCTATGCCGATGGCGAGAAAATCCCGCTGGAGCTAGCGCTGGACAACATCAAGCGCATCGTGGCGGCAGTCGACCTGCCCGTGACCATGGACCTCGAAGGCGGCTACGGCGTCGAGCCGGAGACTGTCGCCCAGACGGTGACACGTGCCCTGCAGGCCGGCGCCATCGGTTTCAATTTCGAGGACCAGATCTTCGGCGGCGCCGGTCTGCACGACATCGCGGTACAGGTGAAGCGGATCGAGGCGGCAGCGGCGGCGGTGAAGGCTTCCGGCATTCCCGCCTACATCAACGCCCGTACCGACATTTTCCTCAAGGCCAAGACGGATGCGCATGACAGCGTGCTGCTCGACCAGGCCATCGAGCGGGCGCACGCTTATGAAAAGGCAGGAGCGAGCGGCTTCTTTGCGCCGGGACTCGGCGACGAGGGTCTGATCGAGGCGCTGTGCAAGGCGACGGCATTGCCGGTCAACATCATCGCGCTGGCGCATGTGCCGCCGCGCCAGCGCCTGGCCGAGCTTGGTGTTGCCCGTGTCAGCCACGGCCCGGTGCCGTACCGGCAAATGGCCGAATGGCTGGAGGCCAAGGCGCGGCTGGCGATTTCGGGTTAG
- a CDS encoding succinylglutamate desuccinylase/aspartoacylase family protein has protein sequence MQKSIERIAGDTEGVSYEFPVFRFAGADKAAPSAYLQAALHAGELPGVVAIDALMPALNKAEAEGRIKGSITVVPWANPIGRAQYHFGEHQGRFHLGTRNNFNRGFPLLAAPDAKLLPDTTLGTPDQRLKTRLVQLSLGHDIVLDLHCDDEGLAYLYVHASLWPAMADCAAAMGIDAVVLWSEDADGTFEGATIMPYQNVPANVAKLDRRVATTVEYRGMLDVDGALANSDAEGLYRLLAARGVIADAALPEPGPFKGLVAPLENIDMMPAPRAGAILYDVKPGDRVAKGARLATIVHTPGEAGGRTEVLAPQDGVILTRRSRRIIRAGEDLLKLVGDKKSADARSGTLED, from the coding sequence ATGCAGAAATCGATCGAACGCATCGCCGGCGATACCGAAGGCGTTTCCTACGAATTCCCGGTGTTCCGCTTCGCCGGCGCCGACAAGGCAGCACCTTCGGCCTACCTGCAGGCAGCGCTCCACGCCGGTGAATTGCCTGGTGTCGTCGCCATCGACGCGCTGATGCCGGCGCTGAACAAGGCCGAAGCGGAAGGCCGCATCAAGGGCAGCATCACGGTCGTGCCCTGGGCCAATCCGATCGGCCGCGCGCAATATCATTTCGGCGAGCACCAGGGCCGCTTTCATCTCGGCACCCGCAACAATTTCAACCGCGGCTTTCCGTTGCTCGCAGCACCGGACGCCAAGCTTTTGCCCGACACCACGCTTGGCACCCCCGACCAGCGATTGAAGACCCGTCTGGTGCAGCTGTCGCTCGGCCACGACATCGTGCTCGACCTGCATTGCGACGACGAGGGCCTTGCCTATCTCTACGTCCACGCCAGCCTGTGGCCGGCGATGGCCGATTGCGCCGCCGCCATGGGTATCGACGCCGTGGTGTTGTGGAGCGAGGACGCCGACGGCACCTTCGAGGGCGCCACGATCATGCCCTACCAGAACGTCCCCGCCAACGTGGCGAAGCTCGACCGCCGCGTTGCCACTACGGTAGAATACCGTGGCATGCTGGATGTCGACGGCGCGCTGGCAAATTCCGATGCCGAAGGCCTCTACCGGCTGCTGGCGGCGCGCGGCGTGATCGCCGACGCCGCCCTTCCCGAACCCGGCCCGTTCAAGGGCCTCGTCGCGCCGCTCGAAAACATCGACATGATGCCGGCGCCCCGGGCCGGCGCCATCCTCTACGACGTCAAGCCCGGCGACCGCGTCGCCAAGGGCGCGCGCCTCGCCACCATCGTCCACACACCGGGCGAGGCCGGCGGCCGCACCGAAGTGCTGGCGCCGCAGGACGGCGTCATCCTGACCCGCCGCTCGCGCCGCATCATCCGCGCCGGCGAGGATCTCTTGAAGCTGGTCGGCGACAAGAAGAGCGCCGACGCGAGGTCAGGCACGCTGGAGGACTGA
- a CDS encoding cation diffusion facilitator family transporter — translation MAATDNMAAIAAKAAARQRVASLAFWSIVIACVVLALKLAAWYVTGSVALYSDALESIVNVIASAAAYWAVLVSYKPADQDHPFGHHKAEYFSAVLEGVLIVLAALLILNEVWRSWQTPTPLEQPWEGLAINGVATVINAFWAWTLIRAGRSAKSPALVADGRHIMTDVVTSVGVFGGLAGAILTGWQILDPALAVIVALNILWQGWHVIGSSMNGLMDRAVDTTEHMHIRDIISANCKGALEVHDLKTRIAGRATFIEFHLVVDADMTVGASHVICDRIEDALKAEIPSVRVTIHVEPDDEAKLPKGTTAVPFA, via the coding sequence ATGGCGGCAACCGACAACATGGCGGCGATAGCAGCGAAGGCAGCGGCCAGGCAGAGGGTCGCCAGCCTTGCCTTCTGGTCGATTGTCATCGCCTGCGTGGTGCTCGCGCTCAAGCTTGCCGCATGGTACGTCACCGGCTCCGTTGCGCTCTATTCGGATGCGCTGGAGTCGATCGTCAACGTCATAGCCTCGGCCGCCGCCTATTGGGCGGTCCTGGTCAGCTACAAGCCGGCCGACCAGGACCATCCGTTCGGCCACCACAAGGCCGAGTATTTTTCGGCGGTGCTGGAAGGCGTGCTGATCGTGCTCGCCGCGCTTTTGATCCTCAACGAGGTCTGGCGCTCCTGGCAGACGCCGACCCCGCTCGAACAACCTTGGGAGGGCCTGGCGATCAACGGTGTCGCCACCGTCATCAACGCCTTCTGGGCCTGGACGCTGATCCGCGCCGGGCGCAGCGCAAAATCACCGGCGCTGGTCGCCGACGGCCGGCACATCATGACCGACGTCGTGACCTCGGTCGGCGTCTTCGGCGGCCTCGCCGGCGCTATCCTGACCGGTTGGCAGATCCTTGATCCGGCGCTTGCCGTCATCGTCGCGCTCAACATCCTGTGGCAGGGCTGGCACGTCATCGGCTCGTCGATGAACGGGCTGATGGACCGCGCAGTGGACACGACCGAACACATGCACATTCGCGACATCATCTCGGCCAATTGCAAGGGCGCGCTGGAGGTTCATGACCTCAAGACCCGCATCGCCGGCCGCGCCACCTTCATCGAGTTCCACCTGGTCGTCGACGCCGACATGACGGTCGGCGCCAGCCACGTCATTTGCGACCGCATCGAGGACGCGCTGAAGGCCGAAATCCCCTCGGTGCGCGTCACCATCCATGTCGAGCCCGACGACGAGGCGAAGCTGCCGAAAGGCACCACTGCTGTGCCGTTTGCTTGA